DNA from Corvus hawaiiensis isolate bCorHaw1 chromosome 21, bCorHaw1.pri.cur, whole genome shotgun sequence:
CTCCACCTGGCAGTAGAAGTCCTTGGATTTGTATCGGCAGCCGAAGAAGAGGAAGttccctgcaggagcagagcaccagggctgtgctgggagcacccagtgctgggctttgctggtgcCACCTGGCTGACAGCCCGGCCTGAGGAGCCACGAGCCATGTGAGCACAAAGTCAAGTGACCTGTGGCAGCCAGAAGCCCCTGTGTGCTGCAAAAACAGGAGAGCAGAAAGTGTCCCCCAGGGCTGCCTGTTCCCTGAGCCAAGGGAATGAGGATGGGACAAGGGTGGGGGCATGactccctgtgcagcagcagctgagctcagcTCATGTTCACTCTCAGAGAGCCAAGGAAgagcctctgcagagccccacCCGATGCAAGGAGCTGCCCTGAATAACCACATAGGCTGCACACAGCAGGCTCTGGGCCTCACCTACCCCAGAgcccagcttgctgctgctcaaACACAGCAAAGCCTGACCTGGTGGAACCCTCACGAGCCCCCAGCCCAACCTTCCATCTGCTGACACAGAGCTGTCTGTGCAAGgggcacccccagcaccccccagcACCGTCCCTCACCTCTCCGTCCCTGTGCCACCCGCTCCTGGATCGCTGCTCGGAAAGGGGccacccctgtgccagggccaatCATGATCACAGGGGTGGCAGGGTCAGCCGGGAACTTCATTCCTCCTTTCTTCACCCAAAGAGGCACCCGGACATCACCTGCGAAACAAAGAGAGTGACAAGCATCACCCCACCACCAGTGCGCTGTGCCTGCCTGCAGAGGGTGAGCAGGCAGCCAGCTCTTTCGGGGTGCTCCAAAGACACACACAGACCTGGCTCATCACCCCCAGCACCAAGGGCACACTGTGTGTGAAAAGCACTTCAGCTCTTTCAGCACTGCCTCTCCTGCGAGTTCAGCCCATCCTGCCAGGCCAGTGTGCTccccatggagctgctgctccagacaggcagctcctgcacagGGTCAGCACCCACACAGCTCCATCACAGGCCCGagggatgagcactgagtgctgTGGGATTCTCACAGTGTCCAAGCACTCACCTTGCTCCGGGTTGAGAGAAGCCAGCCAGGTGGAGCAGAGCCCCCGGCGGGGTTTGCTGAGCCGTGTCTTGTACCGCACCACGGCCACGAGGATCTGCATCCGCTCAGGATGGGCCTGTGCCACACAGAGCCATGAGCACaacccagcacagctgcccagggagagcccagcacctcctccagggacacagcctgtgcccagctcctgccagggtGCCTGCAACACTCATCCTAGTCTGACACAGCCTCTTACAACGGAGCACACCCCTGCTCAAAACCTTTCCAATGGGGAAGGGGCTTTTCCCGGGGAACCACTACTACAGGAATGCTCTACACAGCTGGCAACAGCGATTGTGACTGTCCAGCCCAGGAGGCTCCCGTGGAGGACAAATCCAGCCGCGCACGGGCTGAGTCTGCAGGCACCCGGGCTGGTCCCACCGCCACCTCccggcaggagcagggagcagcaccccccttccccagctcccggGACCgcatcccactgctcccagggaacTCCGAGGTGTGCTGGGACAGTCCTGGCACTcgcagggctgcaggagagcaaGTGTCCTAATCTGtaggctggcacagccctgaaGTTTGCATCCAGCACAtcaggctgctgcaggctcagcgcagagcagggatttgggtGGGCTGTGGAGGCTCCAGGGGAGCACAGCACCAAGAGTCAGCCCAGACCCTCTGTTCAGAGTCTGAAATGAGGCCAGAAGGGCTGAGCTCTTACCAGCATGGAGGAGGCGATGGAGAAGGCGCGGGGTCTGATGCGAGGGATGAGGTCCAGCAGGTAATCGGCTGGAATGGCACACGTGGTGTGAGGGAAATCCCACATGGCCTGCAAATCAAAAGGGTGAGGcctggtgcagcccagcaggcagCCTGCCTGCCCTCAGGGCGCCAGACGCTGTCCCACACAGCTGTGCCACACTGCCCTCGGCCAAAggcaccgcactgggcacctctGAGCACCAACCACCCTGTCCCATTGCCCTCTGccccccagagcagcacagagcccagcacagagcccagcacagagcccagaaGGATCCAGAGCCAGCCTTAACTGCCAGTGGAAATCCATGGACACTTCAGAAAGTGGGTGAAATAGATTAAACTCCTCAGCCAAGAAATGATGGCTGATCATGTCCTGGGTGCtcgcagccctggcacagcccccgAGGGGCaggcctgccctgctcccagcctcaCCTCCAGCGTGGTCCTGTGGGGCCGGTTGCAGTAGCTGAacagctcctcctggccctgtgctgaGCTGAACTCCTGCAGCTTCTCCCGCTCCAGCTCATTCGTGGAGAAGGAGGCCAGGAGCTCGAAGAAGGAGCGCCGTGGCACGCAGGAGATGTCCAGGTAGTGCGTGACCAGGTACTGGATggtgcagggctgtggcaggaggggagggaggggtgtGCCTGCAGGGCAAGACAGCGGGGACAGTCAGGGCCAGCACTTGCCCgcctgctgtccccagagcctgcagcaccACACGCTGCACCCAcgtgctgctggagccagctccacccatccctgctcccaccatgGGCCTCCactccctcctgctctccccagttTGCTTTTCAAGCCTCCAAGCTTGCAACAGGGGAAGTCAGTGGTGCTCGACCGTCCCCCACTTTTGGCAGGTGCTTTGGGATAATGCCTTACCCACCCTGCCTGCACGCAATGCAGCAGAAATAACCAGCAGTGTCACATGGCAGGCCTGTCCCTGTCTCCCACGGCTCTCCCAAGGGCAAGAAGAGCAGCCTGAATTTCTCTCAGGTTTGTCTGCCAGGTGAAAATCCCAGCATGGACACACACAGGGAAATTGGGGGCAGAATGAGTGCTCAGGGGCCAGGGGAAGAACTCCCCTGTTCCACACAGGCACCAAGAGCGCTGGGGGGCCTCCCTGGTTGCTTGTGCTGGTTTGCAGCTGCAGAAGCCCCTCAGGAGGTCCCTGGGGCACAGACAGAGTGGGGAACCCATGCAAGGAagcacagaattcccagctTGGGCCTGAGGAGGCTGCAGGATCGTCCCCActctgtgctggggctgccaaGACACAAGGCCCAGGTGaggcctggcactgctggattCCTCCCAGTCCCACCGGATCCTGCACAGGATCCACACACACAGCAGTGGAGGGAAGGACAGTCTCTGTACTGCCAGACAGGCAGGTGTCCTGTATCCATCCAACACTCCCAACCAGGTCTGCAGcaaaggaagagcagagctccaggctgggccagAGTTCAGGGGATGCCCTGTCTcagcaggaaggggaaggagcagcaggcaggacctACCAGGCTCCGTGGGCTCCAGCACAAAGTGTCTGTGTGGCTCCAGGCGCAGGAGCTGGCAGAACTGCTGCACGTCCTCGGGGCAGTTCTGGGGCTGGATCATCACCACGTCCCCCGCACTGAACCTGTAGGTGCAGTGGGAGCTGCCAAGCACAGCCACGGGGCACAGccacaggcacagccacaggcacagcacagccatccCAACCTGCACCCACACCAGGGGAGGCAAATGCCCAGTGCCACCCACTGCTCTGACAGGCAAAGGGAGCTGGTCCCTGGGCAGGACCCCACTCCATACGCCCCCGACTCCATGGATGGGGACTCGCAGCAGGGACCATGACCACAAGGCTGCAGCCTCAGGGATCAGTGAGGAAGggcagcagaggaagagggCAGGCTCCAGGACACCTGGTCCCACACAACAGAGCTTGGGGCAGT
Protein-coding regions in this window:
- the NDOR1 gene encoding NADPH-dependent diflavin oxidoreductase 1 isoform X7 produces the protein MPAEPLQGLKGLQESCRGTGDKMAERRLLVLFGSQTGTAQDTAERIGREAKRRHLRCRVEALDRCDVANLIHEPLVVFVCATTGQGDPPDNMKMFWRFLFRKNLPASSLCQLDYAVLGLGDSSYPKFNFVAKKLHKRLLQLGGNPLLPVALGDDQHDLGLYTAGQMQWLIPGLWPYGTRSLPCILSLLALRSSASTCACPPHTPCTTCLRTPHTPTVTCSSPQSPGLLPASSTPSLPAWCPTRGSRHSPTSRMSGSSSSTSRAQGSREHSPDCPKLCCVGPGVLEPALFLCCPSSLIPEAAALWSWSLLRVPIHGVGGVWSGVLPRDQLPLPVRAVGGTGHLPPLVWVQVGMAVLCLWLCLWLCPVAVLGSSHCTYRFSAGDVVMIQPQNCPEDVQQFCQLLRLEPHRHFVLEPTEPGTPLPPLLPQPCTIQYLVTHYLDISCVPRRSFFELLASFSTNELEREKLQEFSSAQGQEELFSYCNRPHRTTLEAMWDFPHTTCAIPADYLLDLIPRIRPRAFSIASSMLAHPERMQILVAVVRYKTRLSKPRRGLCSTWLASLNPEQGAACLEQQLHGEHTGLAGWAELAGEAVLKELKCFSHTVCPWCWG
- the NDOR1 gene encoding NADPH-dependent diflavin oxidoreductase 1 isoform X5; translation: MPAEPLQGLKGLQESCRGTGDKMAERRLLVLFGSQTGTAQDTAERIGREAKRRHLRCRVEALDRCDVANLIHEPLVVFVCATTGQGDPPDNMKMFWRFLFRKNLPASSLCQLDYAVLGLGDSSYPKFNFVAKKLHKRLLQLGGNPLLPVALGDDQHDLGLYTAGQMQWLIPGLWPYGTRSLPCILSLLALRSSASTCACPPHTPCTTCLRTPHTPTVTCSSPQSPGLLPASSTPSLPAWCPTRGSRHSPTSRMSGSSSSTSRAQGSREHSPDCPKLCCVGPGVLEPALFLCCPSSLIPEAAALWSWSLLRVPIHGVGGVWSGVLPRDQLPLPVRAVGGTGHLPPLVWVQVGMAVLCLWLCLWLCPVAVLGSSHCTYRFSAGDVVMIQPQNCPEDVQQFCQLLRLEPHRHFVLEPTEPGTPLPPLLPQPCTIQYLVTHYLDISCVPRRSFFELLASFSTNELEREKLQEFSSAQGQEELFSYCNRPHRTTLEAMWDFPHTTCAIPADYLLDLIPRIRPRAFSIASSMLAHPERMQILVAVVRYKTRLSKPRRGLCSTWLASLNPEQGDVRVPLWVKKGGMKFPADPATPVIMIGPGTGVAPFRAAIQERVAQGRRAHRGFWLPQVT
- the NDOR1 gene encoding NADPH-dependent diflavin oxidoreductase 1 isoform X8, whose translation is MTWGQMQWLIPGLWPYGTRSLPCILSLLALRSSASTCACPPHTPCTTCLRTPHTPTVTCSSPQSPGLLPASSTPSLPAWCPTRGSRHSPTSRMSGSSSSTSRAQGSREHSPDCPKLCCVGPGVLEPALFLCCPSSLIPEAAALWSWSLLRVPIHGVGGVWSGVLPRDQLPLPVRAVGGTGHLPPLVWVQVGMAVLCLWLCLWLCPVAVLGSSHCTYRFSAGDVVMIQPQNCPEDVQQFCQLLRLEPHRHFVLEPTEPGTPLPPLLPQPCTIQYLVTHYLDISCVPRRSFFELLASFSTNELEREKLQEFSSAQGQEELFSYCNRPHRTTLEAMWDFPHTTCAIPADYLLDLIPRIRPRAFSIASSMLAHPERMQILVAVVRYKTRLSKPRRGLCSTWLASLNPEQGDVRVPLWVKKGGMKFPADPATPVIMIGPGTGVAPFRAAIQERVAQGRRGNFLFFGCRYKSKDFYCQVEWEELVTKGFLTLFTAFSRDQEEKVYVQHRIQENGRLVWELLSSGNAHVYLAGGHCLSFPEQPKACGKTPRITVPLPGPQTELSVGCQAGKCRWVSLKRVLFAPQIQSFSQTGRKLRN